A DNA window from Pyrus communis chromosome 3, drPyrComm1.1, whole genome shotgun sequence contains the following coding sequences:
- the LOC137729636 gene encoding vacuolar protein sorting-associated protein 9A-like isoform X1 translates to MEGSSSSSSSSAIFYDFLDRMRNPASLDLVRSIKSFIVSFSFYAANPESDGKKVQEFYATMEDNIRDHPLWAGATDQEVDCAMEGLEKYVMTKLFSRTFASSPEDAKIDLETSHKIHLLQTFLKPEHLDIPVVLRNEASWLLAEKELQKINAFKAPREKLLCIMNCCKVINNLLLNASMSENHVLAGADDFLPVLIYVMIKANPPQLHSNLRFIHLYRRQTKLVSEAAYYFTNLVSAKTFILELNAKSLSIDEIEFEESMHAARLTNKATEKDATQALEEMTTSQGQTDPGSSAVFHYKERSATGSSNYPYMDKEAGDLTVGDVERLLSAYKEVVTKYTSLCTAVRNLSFSRAEPHGTNLEAKIVVSTQAEETETTFLKMGFTMGQVRNELLSGKKSAPVQKLTDANCTESKLQINEHRVSC, encoded by the exons ATGGAGGGATCGTCATCCTCTTCATCCTCTTCCGCTATTTTCTACGACTTTCTCGATCGAATGCGAAACCCTGCTTCCCTCGATCTCGTCCGATCTATCAAAAG TTTTATCGTTTCCTTTTCGTTTTACGCGGCCAACCCTGAAAGTGATGGCAAAAAGGTTCAAGAGTTCTACGCAACCATGGAAGATAATATTAGGGATCATCCTTTGTGGGCAGGTGCCACTGATCAGGAAGTCGATTGTGCAATGGAG GGTTTGGAGAAATATGTCATGACAAAGTTGTTTTCCCGTACCTTTGCTTCTTCACCCGAGGATGCAAAGATTGACCTTGAAACCTCGCACAAAATACACTTGCTGCAGACCTTCTTGAAGCCAGAGCATCTGGATATTCCAGTAGTTCTGCGTAATGAAGCTTCATGGCTG CTTGCAGAAAAAGAATTGCAGAAAATCAATGCCTTCAAAGCCCCTCGTGAAAAGCTTCTCTGTATTATGAATTGTTGCAAGGTCATTAACAATCTGTTGCTGAATGCATCAATGTCAGAAAATCATGTATTAGCAGGAGCTGATGACTTCCTTCCTGTCCTTATATATGTCATGATCAAG GCCAATCCTCCACAATTGCATTCCAACCTCagatttattcatttatatcgAAGGCAGACAAAACTTGTGTCGGAAGCGGCTTATTACTTCACCAATCTAGTCTCAGCCAAAACATTTATTCTTGAGTTAAATGCTAAATCTCTTTCTATCGACGAAATCGAATTTGAAGAGAGTATGCATGCCGCAAGATTGACCAATAAAGCTACAGAAAAGGACGCCACACAAGCTTTGGAAGAAATGACAACCTCACAAGGCCAGACAGATCCTGGTTCATCAGCAGTGTTCCATTATAAAGAGAGAAGTG CTACAGGTTCATCAAATTATCCTTATATGGACAAAGAGGCTGGAGATTTGACAGTTGGAGATGTCGAAAGACTGCTGAGTGCGTACAAGGAAGTGGTTACCAAGTATACCAGTCTGTGTACGGCTGTTAGAAACCTTTCTTTTTCAAGGGCTGAACCCCATGGCACTAATTTAGAAGCTAAAATTGTAGTGTCGACACAGGCGGAGGAAACAG AGACAACTTTTCTCAAAATGGGGTTCACGATGGGGCAAGTTCGCAATGAACTACTTAGTGGCAAAAAATCTGCCCCCGTCCAGAAACTAACAGATGCTAACTGTACAGAGTCAAAATTACAAATCAATGAACACCGAGTGTCATGTTGA
- the LOC137729636 gene encoding vacuolar protein sorting-associated protein 9A-like isoform X2 produces the protein MEGSSSSSSSSAIFYDFLDRMRNPASLDLVRSIKSFIVSFSFYAANPESDGKKVQEFYATMEDNIRDHPLWAGATDQEVDCAMEGLEKYVMTKLFSRTFASSPEDAKIDLETSHKIHLLQTFLKPEHLDIPVVLRNEASWLLAEKELQKINAFKAPREKLLCIMNCCKVINNLLLNASMSENHVLAGADDFLPVLIYVMIKANPPQLHSNLRFIHLYRRQTKLVSEAAYYFTNLVSAKTFILELNAKSLSIDEIEFEESMHAARLTNKATEKDATQALEEMTTSQGQTDPGSSAVFHYKERSGSSNYPYMDKEAGDLTVGDVERLLSAYKEVVTKYTSLCTAVRNLSFSRAEPHGTNLEAKIVVSTQAEETETTFLKMGFTMGQVRNELLSGKKSAPVQKLTDANCTESKLQINEHRVSC, from the exons ATGGAGGGATCGTCATCCTCTTCATCCTCTTCCGCTATTTTCTACGACTTTCTCGATCGAATGCGAAACCCTGCTTCCCTCGATCTCGTCCGATCTATCAAAAG TTTTATCGTTTCCTTTTCGTTTTACGCGGCCAACCCTGAAAGTGATGGCAAAAAGGTTCAAGAGTTCTACGCAACCATGGAAGATAATATTAGGGATCATCCTTTGTGGGCAGGTGCCACTGATCAGGAAGTCGATTGTGCAATGGAG GGTTTGGAGAAATATGTCATGACAAAGTTGTTTTCCCGTACCTTTGCTTCTTCACCCGAGGATGCAAAGATTGACCTTGAAACCTCGCACAAAATACACTTGCTGCAGACCTTCTTGAAGCCAGAGCATCTGGATATTCCAGTAGTTCTGCGTAATGAAGCTTCATGGCTG CTTGCAGAAAAAGAATTGCAGAAAATCAATGCCTTCAAAGCCCCTCGTGAAAAGCTTCTCTGTATTATGAATTGTTGCAAGGTCATTAACAATCTGTTGCTGAATGCATCAATGTCAGAAAATCATGTATTAGCAGGAGCTGATGACTTCCTTCCTGTCCTTATATATGTCATGATCAAG GCCAATCCTCCACAATTGCATTCCAACCTCagatttattcatttatatcgAAGGCAGACAAAACTTGTGTCGGAAGCGGCTTATTACTTCACCAATCTAGTCTCAGCCAAAACATTTATTCTTGAGTTAAATGCTAAATCTCTTTCTATCGACGAAATCGAATTTGAAGAGAGTATGCATGCCGCAAGATTGACCAATAAAGCTACAGAAAAGGACGCCACACAAGCTTTGGAAGAAATGACAACCTCACAAGGCCAGACAGATCCTGGTTCATCAGCAGTGTTCCATTATAAAGAGAGAAGTG GTTCATCAAATTATCCTTATATGGACAAAGAGGCTGGAGATTTGACAGTTGGAGATGTCGAAAGACTGCTGAGTGCGTACAAGGAAGTGGTTACCAAGTATACCAGTCTGTGTACGGCTGTTAGAAACCTTTCTTTTTCAAGGGCTGAACCCCATGGCACTAATTTAGAAGCTAAAATTGTAGTGTCGACACAGGCGGAGGAAACAG AGACAACTTTTCTCAAAATGGGGTTCACGATGGGGCAAGTTCGCAATGAACTACTTAGTGGCAAAAAATCTGCCCCCGTCCAGAAACTAACAGATGCTAACTGTACAGAGTCAAAATTACAAATCAATGAACACCGAGTGTCATGTTGA